A stretch of DNA from Pangasianodon hypophthalmus isolate fPanHyp1 chromosome 2, fPanHyp1.pri, whole genome shotgun sequence:
gtgtgtgtgtgtgtgtgtgtgtgtaggatacaCAGCAGTGATGGCCCAGTACGCAATCACCAGAGCCAAAAGGGCAAAGGTCAGCAGGGGATAGAACAGTGATGACATCACGTGACCCACGGCCCTGAAATACACAGCCACAGAGAGGCGGAGTTagattactgtgtgtgtgtgtgtgtgtgtgtgtgtgtgtgtgtgtgtgtgcgtgtgttaccTGCTGGCCTCTTTAATCAGAGCGATGGCGATCTGGAGACGTTTCCTGAGGAAGATGAgcaggaggatgatgatgaccTCCACAATACACAGGAtgatcactgacacacacacacacacacacacacacacacacacatcatcattagcagcagcagcattatGTAGTGAACACACTGAGTAATATTTAGTGATGCTGTGGGCGTGtttcaaaccacacacacttgttcactATATAGGGCACACTTCACCTTTACACgccacagtgcattatgggtaatgttgCGTACCGGATAGAATACGCTGTTTGCAGCGCAATGTGAGATTTTATGCTTTAACACATGGCATGTAGTGAATACGGTGTGGTTTATAGTAAATGTGACACTGTTCTTGAGGCAGATGTACACtatgtgcactatgtagtgagtAGGGTGCATGTGTTGTTTGAGACACAGCCATATTAGACTGAGAGAGTGTGACTGAGTCTCACTGAAGGCGAGCCACGTCTGCTGCAGCTGCAGATACACAGAGAAGTCCGTCTGCAGGCCCAGGTCTGTGATAGACACGTCTGCACCGGGCTGTCCTCGGAACTGCACGTACTGCATATAACAGTGAActatacctacacacacacacacacacacagaatagagagagagaaagacagacagagacgtACGTGACTTTAGCGTGTAAACTACGGcgtgtgtttaatgtttaattaaagctGCATGTACGTTCCTCACCGTATGCAATAACGAGCAGCACCATGATGATCATCACCCACACCATCACCCCCGCTAACAACCGCAACAACAAAATGAACAGCAGACTGAGCACCATCGCTACGAGCAacccactgagagagagagagagagagagagagagagagagagaagtggtgAGACATCGTATGAAAAAAGTCGTATGAAATCCTGTTTGGAGATTCAGTAAACACGTGAAGATACGTTCTCTGGTATGATGAGACCAAAACTTTAACTTTTTGGCCTTAGCACAACTGCAACATCTGGACTTAAACCAACACTGAGAACAACagctgcactgtgaagcacggtggtggtagcatcacatTGTGgagcttttcatcagcagggaaaCTGGTCAGTCCAAATACAGGACAATCTTACAAGTACACCTGTTCCACAgacagggggcggagcttcaccTTCTAAGAGGATgctacactggagtggttcTACACCAAGAACCTGAACAGGTTAGGACCTGAGCATGTTAATAACCTGAACATGCTATAACCTAAACGTGTTAGAACCTGTGTGGGTTAGAACCTGTGTGTGTTAGAACCTGTGTGTGTTAGAACATCccagtcaaagtccagaccagATCTGACTGAGAATCTGCGGCAAGAGGTGAAAATTTCTTTTCcagaagaacaaacaaaaacatctggATCCAGGTTTGCAAAGCTAATAGAGGTagatctgctgtgtgtgtgtgtgtgtgtgtgagactcacagCAGGATCCAGTGCCAGGACTGTGTGTAATCCTCAAAGATCCTCATGAACACCTGCCGCGCCTCCAACACGATGTTCGACTTcctgacaaaacacacaataataaccTACGATAAAGGGGCGGAGTCAGAGTCTCTTCCTGTGGCTGAGTCCTAAACCAGACACTACTGCACTAAAGAGTACTGCATCCATATTAACCTACAGTACTGCACTACTTTAACACTTGTTATgtgatttgggacgcagccccAGGCTAAAGCTAGTCTGCTGTACCCTTATCTTGCTAATAGTGTTGACTACTGAAGGCTGTATGGGTTACCATGACGACTGTACACTGCACGTGGCTGCGTCTCAAACCACCTATCTACAGTGACCTGAAGAAGTTTAGTGTCTCTACagagtaatacacacacacacacacacacacacacacacacactcactttgaTGCCTCTAGCAGGTCAGTGGCGTTTACATTCATGGTGTTTCCATCTGAGAAAGACGTCTCGTTGCCGATAACAACAACTCCACCCTTTCTTGTCTCCAGAGCCGGGAGGCATCGGCGCGTAACtgagaaaatcacacacacacgcacattacaTTACTGTAATTTACATCATTGTATTGCTATATCTGGTGTGTCCATGGAAACATTGTTAGCAAAACACCATGAACACCAGTcctactgtgaagcatggtggtgggagcatcatgctgtggagatgcttttcatcagcagggagaATTGTCAGTCCAAATACAGGACAATTCTAAAAGTAAACCTGCTCCAATCTGCAGGAGACGTCATGCTAACAACATTAGCTGCTCGGGGCTTTTGGCTATAATGCTACTGCCCGCAGATGATGAAGAACTTACAAGGCTTGCTGGGGAAGATCATAGCTGGACACGCCCTGTCCCGCAGGAGCTCAGGAGTGgtctgaaaacacaaaaacagaaacacacactcaggtaacTGTGGGCGGAGCCGTCCTGGTGCGATGTGATTGGTGCATGTAGCAAGCTACCAAGCTAGTTTGTGAGTGATGAGTGACATGAAGACAATAGCGAGGTGATGCAAGTTAGCGTGATCACTACATAGCCGTTAGTCTATAGACTATGATTATAACGCTCCTATACACAGGATTTCTgctcacagccaatcagaacacagcatTGCAGATACAAAGAGTGAAGGCATCTGATTGGAGAAATGTCATGTGATGAGGTTTAGATGTGTTTCCTCACCAGTGTGAAGTCGACGTCCTCCTTACAGAACTGTGAGTAATACTGCAGGTCCTGATCATTCCGCTTCGCCTTCACTAGGGTTAGGAAACGATCCGGACACTTCTCTACACagatctgcacacacacattcacacacacacacaaatacaacacaaaaacacaaacagacacacaaacacacacacagcagggataAATATCATACGATTGCACTGACGTATATCATGTTTAACTTACACTGAGAGAGAGTTTTGGGGTAAAAAGGGTAGATGAGGCAGATAAATGGAGGAGTTAGAGGAGTATATGGAGGCAATAGAGGGGTAGATGAGGTGGTTAGAGTGGTAGATGAGGTGGATAGAGTGGTAGATAAGGGGGTTAGAGAGGTAGATGAGGGGGTTAGAGGTGTTGATAGGGGATTAACAGGGTGAATGGGATAGTTAGAGGGATTTAGATAGATTGAGGAGTTAGAGGGGTATATGGGGAGGTCAGAGAGGTAGATGGAGTGTTTACAGGGGCAGATGGAGAGTAAGAGGAGTAAAGGGGGTGGTCAGAGTGGTAGATGAGGAGTAGATACCTGTGTGGTAGGGCATTGGAACTCCAGCAGCACTAGTGGACTCGCGCACTTCAGAATGTTGAAGTAAAAGAGCAGAGGCTTTTTCCTGAAAATACAAAACACCACGCTGAACAGCTCCTGACTCACTGACAGTCAAACCGACTCTACAGCGCCACCTACAACCCTCGCGACTCACACAGAAATgatttatacacactttattcCATATGTGTACCCTGTCACACCTTTTCCCTTTCAACCCCTTTATCCCACTGCACTGCATATCAGCCACTGACCTCtacagtgcttggccccctgtAATCGCTGCTTCTGCACTCTGTAAGTGTTTAACCCTGACCTGTGCAATAATGTAGTGTTGAGTTCTCTTTCACTTACTCCAGTGATGTGCCCtgctgcccacagaactgcccctTGCTGTCTGTGGGGTAAATCACCTTCCTCGGATCTCCCTGAGACcaggctgcacacacacacacacacaaacacaaatatttatttatttatttattcttagcAGTTTAGTCTCTACAGTCTGTAtaaaagacagacagggagTAAATTTACCCAGAATTGCCACTACAAAGTACCCCATCAGTGCCAGGATGAAGAGAACACAACACAAGACATCAGTGCAGCTCctgaaagacacacagacacacacacacacaatgcatagTTTCACACAGGGCTTACTTCCTAATGCAGGGAGCTCATAATTACTTAGTGTTCTTACTAGAAAGTCAGCCATTTCAGGGCTCCGTCCCAAACTCATTGATTAGTGTTATTCTCAGTGTgtgacggagtgtgtgtgtgtgtgtgtgttacccatgATGCACTGTGAGTGATGGACTGAGGAGTCAGTAATGGTCATTGATATTAACCctaacagctgtgtgtgtgtgtatttgatatAGCTGCTGTGTGTTAGTAAAGTTCATAcatgtgtctctgtctcacctGTTCTGTATCGGGCCTTTAAAATTCGGGTCGTACTTCCTCGAGtctcctgaaaaaaaataaataaataaaataattataaaactaACAACACAGAGGCGTGGcctaatagtgtgtgtgtgtgtgtgtgttgttatatCTTCATTACATGTGTGAGTATTTGATTTGAGTGTCAAACAGCTGAAGTATCTGTCTGTGAAAATGAACGAGATGATGTAATCAAACTGCGCCATCAGTAagcacacagtcacacagctgTAATAGTGTTTTACACAGACATGAACAGGaaacacttttgtgtgtgttcaggtgtgtgcgtgtttgtgtgtgtaaattcacTGTACAACGTGGCATAATGTGAAGTTGTGGCATAATGTGTAGTTGTGGCATAATGTGAAGTTGTGGCATAATGTGTAGTTGTGGCGTAACGTGTAGTT
This window harbors:
- the slc44a2 gene encoding choline transporter-like protein 2 isoform X2 produces the protein MKAEETEPESKFGDSRKYDPNFKGPIQNRSCTDVLCCVLFILALMGYFVVAILAWSQGDPRKVIYPTDSKGQFCGQQGTSLEKKPLLFYFNILKCASPLVLLEFQCPTTQICVEKCPDRFLTLVKAKRNDQDLQYYSQFCKEDVDFTLTTPELLRDRACPAMIFPSKPFTRRCLPALETRKGGVVVIGNETSFSDGNTMNVNATDLLEASKKSNIVLEARQVFMRIFEDYTQSWHWILLGLLVAMVLSLLFILLLRLLAGVMVWVMIIMVLLVIAYGIVHCYMQYVQFRGQPGADVSITDLGLQTDFSVYLQLQQTWLAFMIILCIVEVIIILLLIFLRKRLQIAIALIKEASRAVGHVMSSLFYPLLTFALLALVIAYWAITAVFLSTSSAAVYKVFNSSECEFSRQTCDPETFNSSNISSLCPDAECMFAFYGGETFYHRYLILFQFYNLFLFFWCVNFVVALGHVTLAGAFASYYWAFKKPEDIPAFPIFSSLGRALRYHTGSLAFGSLILAIVQVIRVTLEYLDHKLKGAENRFAKFLLSCLKCCFWCLEKCIRFINRNAYIMVAIYGKNFCTSAKDAFFLLMRNIIRVAVLDKVTDFLLFLGKLLIVGIVGIGSFFFFSGRIKAVEEAAPSLNYYWVPILTVVFGTYVIAHGFFSVYAMCVDTLFLCFLEDLERNDGSAERPYFMNQDLMMTLKKKNVEVKEQ